A single window of Synechococcus sp. CBW1004 DNA harbors:
- the rnpA gene encoding ribonuclease P protein component, which translates to MALPPEHRLRGHRVFERLYRKGRRFQGEWLVLRQLNAEPSLLPPKIRPHPSSSWRCGIVVSSKVHKRAVRRNRLRRLLQEELRRDPPQPRRPLWLLLSLRPGSADVDEERLLGECRQLLHQAGLRP; encoded by the coding sequence GTGGCCCTGCCGCCCGAACATCGGCTGCGGGGCCATCGAGTCTTCGAGCGGCTCTATCGCAAGGGCCGCCGTTTCCAGGGAGAATGGCTGGTGCTGCGGCAGCTGAACGCCGAGCCCTCCTTGCTCCCGCCGAAGATTCGCCCCCATCCCTCCAGCTCCTGGCGCTGCGGCATTGTTGTGAGCAGCAAGGTGCACAAGCGGGCAGTGCGTCGCAATCGGTTGCGTCGCCTGCTGCAGGAGGAACTGAGGCGTGATCCCCCTCAGCCACGTCGGCCCCTCTGGCTGCTGCTGAGCCTGCGGCCGGGCAGCGCCGACGTCGACGAGGAACGGCTGCTGGGAGAATGCCGACAGCTGTTGCATCAGGCAGGTCTGCGCCCATGA
- a CDS encoding PH domain-containing protein, protein MSDPGTPASDGTTPKPPAAPGAAPAASGVAIDETVWYEGGPARGDLIVGVVLMFTIVGIPLAVGAIVRALWLRYRITSRRIEVNGGWLGRDRSQVVYSQIREVRSVPRGLGSWGDMVLVLNDGSKLEMRSVPRFRELETYIEERRQARGGRNVPRSGFAQPAA, encoded by the coding sequence ATGAGTGATCCCGGCACCCCCGCATCCGACGGCACCACCCCCAAGCCCCCAGCGGCGCCCGGTGCAGCACCTGCGGCATCGGGAGTCGCCATCGACGAAACCGTCTGGTACGAAGGCGGTCCGGCTCGGGGCGACCTGATCGTCGGGGTGGTGCTGATGTTCACCATCGTCGGCATCCCCCTGGCCGTGGGAGCGATCGTGCGGGCCCTGTGGCTGCGCTATCGGATCACCAGCCGCCGCATCGAGGTCAACGGCGGCTGGCTCGGCCGCGACCGCAGCCAGGTGGTCTACAGCCAGATCCGCGAGGTGCGCTCGGTGCCCAGGGGCCTGGGCAGCTGGGGAGACATGGTCCTGGTGCTCAATGACGGCAGCAAGCTGGAGATGCGCTCGGTGCCGCGGTTCCGCGAACTGGAGACCTACATCGAGGAGCGCCGCCAGGCCCGTGGCGGCCGCAATGTCCCCAGGAGCGGCTTCGCCCAGCCCGCCGCCTGA
- the yidC gene encoding membrane protein insertase YidC yields the protein MIGYISDNLLLPILDFFYGLVPSYGLAIIALTVVIRLALFPLSAGSIRSARRMRIAQPVMQQRQAEIKSKYANNPTKQQEELGKLMKEFGSPLSGCLPLLVQMPILFALFATLRGSPFADVPYTFNVKVLPAEQIAAVEPKPFNSPSHSIFVTATNHVPVIGTLEKGTKLGVGDSEPVQLHTRTGDSFASVLKEVENGDSFAPSWSVTKGEGIVSVDADGTIHALAPGDATVEGKIPGLAARSGFLFIKALGQVGFMTDGAVNWDIAILVAAFGASLFISQILSGMGMPANPQQSTANKITPVMITAMFLFFPLPAGVLLYMVVANIFQAAQTFLLSREALPDNLQAILDKQLAQAATTVTATAGAGAGPAGRMPFEPKGKK from the coding sequence GTGATCGGCTACATCTCCGACAACCTGCTGCTGCCGATCCTCGACTTCTTCTACGGATTGGTGCCCAGCTACGGGCTGGCGATCATCGCCCTGACAGTGGTGATCCGTCTGGCCCTCTTTCCGCTGAGCGCCGGGTCGATCCGCAGCGCCCGTCGCATGCGCATCGCCCAGCCGGTGATGCAGCAGCGCCAGGCCGAGATCAAGAGCAAGTACGCCAACAATCCGACCAAGCAACAGGAGGAGCTGGGCAAGCTGATGAAGGAGTTCGGCAGCCCGCTCTCGGGCTGTCTGCCCCTGCTGGTGCAGATGCCGATCCTGTTCGCGCTGTTCGCGACGCTGCGCGGGTCACCGTTCGCCGATGTGCCCTACACCTTCAACGTCAAGGTGCTGCCAGCGGAGCAGATCGCCGCGGTGGAGCCCAAGCCGTTCAACAGCCCCAGCCATTCGATCTTCGTCACCGCCACCAACCACGTTCCCGTGATCGGCACCCTCGAAAAGGGCACCAAGCTGGGGGTCGGCGACAGCGAGCCGGTGCAGCTCCACACCCGCACCGGCGACAGCTTCGCCTCGGTGCTCAAAGAGGTGGAGAACGGCGACAGCTTTGCCCCAAGCTGGAGCGTCACCAAGGGTGAAGGCATCGTCAGCGTCGACGCTGACGGCACCATCCATGCCCTGGCCCCCGGCGACGCCACGGTGGAGGGCAAGATCCCCGGCCTGGCAGCCCGCAGTGGATTCCTGTTCATCAAGGCCCTCGGTCAGGTCGGTTTCATGACCGACGGCGCCGTCAACTGGGACATCGCGATCCTGGTGGCGGCCTTCGGCGCCAGCCTGTTCATCTCCCAGATCCTCTCGGGGATGGGGATGCCGGCCAACCCGCAGCAGAGCACGGCCAACAAGATCACGCCGGTGATGATCACGGCCATGTTCCTGTTCTTCCCGCTGCCCGCCGGCGTGCTCCTGTACATGGTGGTGGCGAACATCTTCCAGGCGGCCCAGACCTTCCTGCTCAGCCGCGAGGCCCTTCCGGACAACCTTCAGGCGATCCTCGACAAGCAGCTGGCCCAGGCGGCCACCACCGTCACCGCCACGGCCGGTGCAGGCGCCGGTCCGGCCGGCCGCATGCCGTTCGAACCGAAGGGCAAGAAGTGA
- a CDS encoding DUF177 domain-containing protein: MSELLSPLPLAELRLLDQGRQWRFEQPIAGLESLTPVQGSIQAVHHGTALEVTAAAETIVTLCCDRCLQHFNHPLRADVHELVELRGQGEAGSPSFDDVSLELAREGMPEGADLDDRLDPAGSFDPERWLFEQLSLRLPLVNRCGDECPGPATWSSEPTGVDPRWAALARLGVGAEANDLEA; the protein is encoded by the coding sequence ATGAGCGAGCTGCTGAGCCCCCTTCCACTGGCCGAACTGCGGCTGCTCGATCAGGGACGCCAGTGGCGCTTCGAGCAGCCCATCGCAGGGCTGGAGAGCCTCACCCCGGTGCAGGGATCCATCCAGGCCGTCCATCACGGCACAGCCCTGGAGGTCACCGCCGCGGCCGAGACGATCGTCACCCTCTGCTGCGACCGCTGCCTCCAGCACTTCAACCACCCGCTGCGCGCCGACGTGCATGAGCTGGTGGAGTTGCGCGGCCAGGGCGAGGCCGGCTCCCCATCGTTCGACGATGTGAGCCTGGAGCTGGCTCGCGAGGGCATGCCCGAAGGGGCCGACCTCGACGACCGGCTCGATCCGGCCGGCAGCTTCGATCCCGAGCGCTGGTTGTTCGAGCAGCTGAGCCTGCGCCTGCCGCTGGTCAACCGCTGCGGCGACGAATGCCCCGGGCCGGCCACCTGGAGCAGCGAACCCACGGGCGTCGACCCGCGCTGGGCGGCACTGGCGCGGCTTGGCGTCGGTGCGGAAGCCAACGACCTCGAGGCCTGA
- a CDS encoding AAA family ATPase → MSSPASIADQLDLLVRSRTPILWIRSLEEQRLERLLEALCTRLGGRLLLRWDFISGLEGAPNRRGEAARNPLVALEALQNLPAEQGAILLLRDFHRYSDDAGVCRRLRNLALTLPERPHTLVISAPEWRLPAELEDCVHLIDLPLPDAGEIGALLEAIARACGTPLEPGVREQLSSACHGLSETRVRQLAARALARRGRLGADDLAEVLEEKRQAIARSELLEYCPSESSPADIGGLEVLKHWLEQRRRAFSDEARRYGLPLPRGVLLVGPQGTGKSLTARVIAHSWGMPLLRLDVGRLFAGLVGASEARTREMIQRAEAMAPCVLWIDEIDKGFGFAGSSSGGGDGGTSQRVLASVLTWMAEKTSAVFVVATANGVERLPAELLRKGRFDEIFLLELPSRDERRAILDLQLKRRRPEHAIPLEVLVDRTEGFSGAELEQTVIEAMHLAFGEGRELGEADLIAAASQVVPLSRTAREQLEALRSWASGGRARLASAPRAA, encoded by the coding sequence ATGAGCAGCCCAGCCTCCATCGCCGATCAGCTCGACCTGCTGGTCCGTTCGCGGACGCCGATTCTCTGGATCCGCAGCCTCGAGGAGCAGCGCCTGGAGCGACTGCTTGAGGCGCTCTGCACGCGGCTGGGGGGCCGGCTGCTGCTGCGCTGGGATTTCATCAGCGGCCTGGAGGGGGCTCCGAACCGCCGCGGCGAAGCAGCCCGCAATCCTCTGGTTGCGCTGGAGGCGCTGCAGAATCTGCCGGCCGAGCAGGGCGCCATCCTGCTGCTGCGCGATTTCCACCGCTACAGCGATGACGCGGGCGTGTGCAGACGGCTGCGCAACCTTGCCCTCACCCTGCCGGAGCGACCCCACACCCTGGTGATCAGCGCACCGGAATGGCGTCTGCCCGCCGAGCTGGAGGACTGCGTGCATCTGATCGATCTGCCCCTGCCGGACGCCGGGGAGATCGGTGCGCTCCTCGAGGCGATCGCCAGGGCCTGCGGCACGCCACTGGAGCCGGGGGTGCGCGAGCAGCTGAGCAGCGCCTGCCATGGCCTGAGCGAGACGCGGGTGCGGCAGCTGGCGGCCCGGGCCCTGGCACGGCGCGGCCGGCTCGGGGCGGATGACCTGGCGGAGGTGCTGGAGGAGAAGCGCCAGGCGATCGCCCGCAGCGAGCTGCTCGAGTACTGCCCCAGCGAGTCCTCGCCGGCGGACATCGGCGGCCTGGAGGTGCTCAAGCACTGGCTGGAGCAGCGCCGCCGCGCCTTCAGCGACGAGGCGCGTCGCTACGGCCTGCCATTGCCGCGAGGGGTGCTGCTGGTGGGCCCGCAGGGCACCGGCAAGAGCCTGACGGCACGGGTGATCGCCCACAGCTGGGGCATGCCGCTGCTGCGGCTGGATGTGGGCCGGCTGTTTGCCGGGCTGGTGGGGGCGAGCGAGGCGCGCACCCGCGAGATGATCCAGCGGGCCGAGGCGATGGCGCCCTGCGTGCTGTGGATCGATGAGATCGACAAAGGCTTCGGGTTCGCGGGAAGCAGCTCCGGCGGCGGCGATGGCGGCACCAGCCAGCGGGTGCTGGCGAGCGTGCTCACCTGGATGGCGGAGAAGACGAGCGCGGTGTTCGTGGTGGCCACCGCCAACGGCGTCGAGCGGCTGCCGGCGGAGCTGCTGCGCAAGGGGCGCTTCGACGAGATCTTCCTGCTGGAGCTGCCGAGCCGCGATGAGCGCCGGGCGATCCTCGACCTGCAGCTGAAGCGCCGCCGCCCCGAACACGCGATCCCGCTGGAGGTGCTGGTGGATCGCACCGAGGGCTTCTCCGGGGCCGAGCTGGAGCAGACGGTGATCGAGGCGATGCATCTGGCCTTCGGAGAGGGCCGCGAGCTGGGCGAAGCCGATCTGATCGCCGCCGCCAGCCAGGTGGTGCCGCTCAGCCGTACGGCACGCGAGCAGCTGGAGGCCCTGCGCAGCTGGGCCAGCGGCGGCAGGGCGCGACTGGCGTCGGCGCCGAGAGCGGCCTGA
- a CDS encoding glycogen-debranching protein, with translation MLPIRIGHPWPLGACCTSRGVNFSVVAPLATRVELLLFAGGEAAEPFQVIELDGRHRSGDHWHVEVEGLGIGCCYGYRVFGPLQPGSHGFNPSKVLLDPCARAITGWSAYQRGAAVGAVPNTACCLKGVVTERDRFDFEAAPRPRHSWQKSVIYELHPGGFTRGVGSPVTAERQGTLLGLIEVLPQLRELGVTAIELLPVMAFDPQDAPPGRFNHWGYSPLSWMAPHQGYLCSDDPLQARQEVRQLVTACHQQGLEVLLDVVYNHTTEGNQDGPTLSWRGFADHLYYHQNASGDYLDVSGCGNSIAANRPLVRRLILESLRCWAVELGIDGFRFDLGIALSRGEGLAPLDAPPLFEDMEADPDLSDLKLVSEPWDCGGLYRLSDFPAQRVAGWNGRFRDDLRRFWKGDERSVWPLGQRISGNPDLFGGQGGGVGRTITFLTAHDGFTLADLVSFNRKHNLANGENDRDGDNHNNSWNHGVEGPSTDRAVRHLRERQLRNLLCSLLLTPGVPMLLMGDEVRRSQGGNNNTWCQNNPLGWMHWRHDGADQALRQFVRRLISLRLQLSGLLNPETPLAEAPPRRSGEGSPLWREWHGVELQKPDWAAWSHSLAWSLHDGPHGPLLWCGMNAFYKAMHFELPPTPGGWRRLIDTALPPGQDFPSQPDLWSPSGVPLESRSLILMVSGPLAQTLSLPE, from the coding sequence TTGCTGCCGATCCGGATCGGACACCCCTGGCCGCTGGGGGCCTGCTGCACCTCTCGCGGTGTCAATTTCTCCGTGGTGGCGCCCCTGGCGACACGGGTGGAGCTCCTGCTGTTCGCGGGCGGAGAGGCTGCCGAGCCGTTTCAGGTGATCGAGCTGGATGGCCGCCACCGCTCCGGCGACCACTGGCATGTGGAGGTGGAGGGCCTCGGCATCGGCTGCTGTTACGGCTACCGGGTCTTCGGGCCGCTGCAGCCCGGAAGCCACGGCTTCAATCCCTCCAAGGTGCTGCTTGATCCCTGTGCCCGGGCGATCACCGGCTGGTCGGCGTATCAGCGCGGCGCGGCGGTGGGGGCGGTGCCGAACACGGCCTGCTGCCTCAAGGGGGTGGTGACGGAGCGCGATCGCTTCGATTTCGAGGCGGCACCGCGTCCGCGTCACTCCTGGCAGAAGAGCGTCATCTATGAACTGCATCCGGGCGGCTTCACCCGTGGGGTGGGCTCGCCGGTGACGGCGGAGCGGCAGGGGACGCTGCTGGGGCTGATCGAGGTGCTGCCGCAGCTGCGCGAGCTGGGGGTGACGGCGATCGAGCTGCTGCCGGTGATGGCGTTCGATCCCCAGGACGCTCCGCCGGGACGGTTCAACCACTGGGGCTACAGCCCCCTGAGCTGGATGGCGCCGCATCAGGGCTATCTGTGCAGTGACGATCCCCTGCAGGCGCGTCAGGAGGTGCGCCAGCTGGTCACCGCCTGCCACCAGCAGGGGCTGGAGGTGCTGCTGGATGTGGTCTACAACCACACCACCGAAGGCAATCAGGATGGGCCGACGCTCAGCTGGCGCGGCTTCGCCGATCACCTTTACTACCATCAGAACGCCAGCGGCGACTATCTCGATGTCAGTGGCTGCGGCAACAGCATTGCCGCCAACCGGCCGCTGGTGCGCCGGCTGATCCTCGAATCGCTGCGCTGCTGGGCGGTGGAGCTGGGCATCGACGGCTTCCGTTTCGACCTGGGCATCGCCCTCAGCCGCGGCGAGGGCCTGGCGCCGCTGGATGCGCCGCCGCTGTTCGAGGACATGGAGGCCGACCCGGATCTGAGCGATCTGAAACTGGTGAGCGAGCCGTGGGACTGCGGCGGTCTGTATCGCCTCAGCGATTTCCCGGCCCAGCGGGTGGCCGGCTGGAACGGTCGCTTCCGCGACGACCTGCGGCGTTTCTGGAAGGGCGATGAACGCAGCGTCTGGCCGCTTGGGCAGCGGATCAGCGGCAACCCGGATCTGTTCGGAGGCCAGGGCGGTGGCGTCGGCCGCACGATCACCTTCCTCACCGCCCACGACGGCTTCACCCTCGCCGATCTGGTCAGCTTCAACCGCAAGCACAACCTGGCCAACGGCGAGAACGACCGCGACGGCGACAACCACAACAACAGCTGGAACCACGGTGTCGAGGGCCCGAGCACCGATCGGGCGGTGCGGCACCTGCGCGAACGCCAGCTGCGCAACCTGCTCTGCTCGCTGCTGCTCACTCCCGGCGTGCCGATGCTGCTGATGGGCGATGAGGTGCGCCGCAGTCAGGGCGGCAACAACAACACCTGGTGTCAGAACAATCCCCTGGGCTGGATGCACTGGCGCCATGACGGGGCTGATCAGGCGCTGCGGCAGTTCGTGAGACGGCTCATCAGCCTGCGGCTGCAGCTCTCGGGCCTGCTCAATCCGGAGACGCCACTGGCCGAAGCGCCGCCCCGACGCAGCGGTGAGGGCAGCCCGCTGTGGCGCGAATGGCATGGGGTGGAGCTGCAGAAGCCCGATTGGGCGGCCTGGTCGCACTCACTGGCCTGGAGCCTGCACGACGGTCCCCACGGCCCCCTGCTGTGGTGCGGCATGAATGCCTTCTACAAGGCGATGCATTTCGAGCTGCCGCCGACGCCGGGGGGCTGGCGGAGGCTGATCGACACGGCCCTGCCCCCCGGGCAGGACTTTCCCAGCCAGCCCGATCTCTGGAGCCCGTCGGGAGTGCCGCTGGAGAGCCGCAGTCTGATCCTGATGGTGTCAGGGCCGTTGGCCCAGACGCTGAGCCTGCCGGAATGA
- a CDS encoding MBL fold metallo-hydrolase produces MEGLGIDTLGASPAASPTPDGRAPQPVRPGLWLFAPNRDTQGGSAWLYEAGDRDVLVDVPALSEANLTWLSERGRQRAGWIVLTGRQGHGRCRALQEALGWPVLVQEQEAYLLPSLAEKHSFAESHNLATGLELLWTPGPGPGSCVLHARGGGAGDGLFCGRLLVPLAPGRLGPLRRPGTFHWPRQLRSLERLRQWLPAGSPDWIASGAGLGALRGEKLLQGGADLLAGLELAALAEAVPQA; encoded by the coding sequence ATGGAAGGCCTCGGCATCGACACCTTGGGAGCGTCCCCGGCTGCATCCCCCACCCCCGACGGTCGGGCACCTCAGCCGGTGCGACCGGGCCTGTGGCTGTTCGCACCCAACCGCGACACCCAGGGCGGCAGTGCCTGGCTCTACGAGGCGGGAGATCGGGATGTCCTGGTGGATGTGCCGGCCCTGAGCGAGGCGAACCTCACCTGGCTCTCTGAGCGTGGGCGGCAGCGCGCCGGCTGGATCGTGCTCACCGGCCGCCAGGGCCACGGCCGCTGCCGCGCCCTGCAGGAGGCCCTCGGCTGGCCGGTGCTGGTGCAGGAGCAGGAGGCCTACCTGCTGCCGTCGCTGGCAGAGAAGCACAGCTTCGCAGAGTCTCACAACCTGGCGACCGGCCTGGAGTTGCTCTGGACGCCGGGCCCCGGCCCGGGCAGCTGCGTGCTGCATGCCCGCGGTGGAGGCGCCGGTGATGGATTGTTCTGCGGCCGGCTGCTGGTGCCGCTGGCGCCGGGTCGTCTGGGCCCCCTGCGGCGCCCGGGCACCTTTCACTGGCCTAGACAGCTGCGCAGCCTGGAGCGGCTGCGGCAGTGGCTGCCGGCGGGCTCGCCGGACTGGATCGCCAGCGGCGCCGGACTGGGAGCGCTGCGCGGCGAGAAGCTGCTGCAGGGCGGCGCAGATCTGCTGGCAGGACTGGAGTTGGCCGCTCTGGCCGAGGCCGTTCCCCAGGCCTGA
- a CDS encoding HU family DNA-binding protein: protein MNKADLVNIVAARTEQTKTDVATVVDALIETIIDSVVEGKKVSILGFGSFEPRERSARQGLNPKTGEKIAIEAKRVPAFTAGKMFKDRVQG, encoded by the coding sequence ATGAACAAAGCTGATCTCGTCAACATCGTTGCCGCCCGCACCGAGCAGACCAAAACGGACGTCGCCACCGTCGTCGATGCCCTGATCGAAACCATCATCGATTCGGTCGTCGAAGGCAAGAAGGTGTCGATCCTGGGCTTCGGCTCGTTCGAACCCCGCGAACGCTCCGCACGCCAGGGCCTCAACCCCAAGACAGGCGAGAAGATCGCCATCGAAGCCAAGCGGGTTCCTGCCTTCACCGCCGGCAAGATGTTCAAGGACCGCGTTCAGGGCTGA
- the gluQRS gene encoding tRNA glutamyl-Q(34) synthetase GluQRS, with the protein MRLPEHLQASLAAAQEQRLRGYRGRFAPSPTGELHRGNLRTALLSWLAARRRRGEWLLRIDDLDTPRNRAGAEEAILADLLWLGLDWDGPVLRQSRRRGIYASVLSALRRAGLLYPCRCSRRLLADISAPHGGLNVYPGFCREGPHAWGPEQGRLPSWRLRLPPGNLHWREGSSCGGWLDGATAVGDGVLRRADGVVAYHLATAVDELWLGISDVVRGEDLWSSTGAQVAVMQAVGAEPPAYTHVPLWRDANGERLSKRDRSEGLTGLRRGGRDAAAVIGELAASLNLVPAGSRLSARELLASLPAEGPLLPPPQQALRQPPTPGRQQAEV; encoded by the coding sequence CTGCGGTTGCCGGAGCACCTGCAGGCCTCCCTGGCCGCAGCTCAGGAGCAGCGGCTGCGGGGCTATCGGGGACGCTTCGCCCCCTCACCCACCGGCGAGCTGCATCGCGGCAACCTGCGCACCGCCCTGCTCAGCTGGCTGGCCGCCCGCCGCCGCCGCGGCGAATGGCTGCTGCGGATCGATGACCTCGACACGCCGCGCAACCGGGCCGGCGCCGAGGAGGCGATCCTGGCGGATCTGCTCTGGCTGGGCCTGGACTGGGATGGACCGGTGCTGCGGCAGAGCCGGCGCCGGGGCATCTATGCCAGCGTGCTCTCGGCCCTGCGCCGCGCCGGGCTCCTCTACCCCTGCCGCTGCAGCCGCCGTCTGCTGGCCGACATCTCCGCCCCCCATGGCGGCCTCAACGTCTATCCGGGCTTCTGCCGCGAGGGGCCGCACGCCTGGGGACCCGAGCAGGGCCGGCTGCCCAGCTGGCGGCTGCGGCTGCCGCCGGGGAACCTGCACTGGCGGGAGGGGAGCAGCTGCGGCGGCTGGCTCGATGGCGCCACCGCCGTCGGCGATGGGGTGCTGCGGCGTGCCGATGGGGTGGTGGCCTACCACCTGGCGACGGCGGTCGATGAGCTATGGCTGGGGATCAGCGACGTGGTGCGCGGCGAGGACCTCTGGAGCAGCACCGGCGCCCAGGTGGCGGTGATGCAGGCCGTCGGGGCAGAGCCGCCCGCCTATACGCACGTGCCCCTCTGGCGGGACGCCAACGGGGAGCGCCTGAGCAAGCGTGACCGCTCCGAGGGGCTGACGGGCCTGCGCCGGGGCGGACGGGATGCGGCCGCCGTGATCGGCGAGCTGGCCGCCAGCCTGAACCTGGTGCCCGCCGGATCGCGCCTCAGCGCCCGCGAGCTGCTCGCCAGCCTGCCGGCGGAAGGCCCGCTGCTGCCACCACCCCAGCAGGCCCTCCGCCAACCACCGACGCCAGGGCGGCAGCAGGCCGAGGTTTAA
- a CDS encoding lactate dehydrogenase, with the protein MIRRPGPRPSPAADQPPAPSAPRRPLALAASLLALTAASLLTPGTPARAGVRFENCVQGSDGSVTCDTVPTGNTYLDDKDAQYGLLQQASPGWSEFNPYEGYDEDFGGGDD; encoded by the coding sequence ATGATCCGCCGTCCGGGGCCGCGCCCCAGTCCAGCTGCCGACCAGCCACCGGCGCCGTCCGCCCCGCGCAGGCCTCTCGCCCTTGCCGCCTCCCTGCTGGCCCTGACGGCGGCCTCCCTGCTGACGCCAGGGACGCCGGCCCGGGCCGGCGTCCGCTTCGAGAACTGCGTGCAGGGCTCCGACGGCTCGGTCACCTGCGACACCGTGCCGACCGGCAACACCTATCTCGACGACAAGGATGCCCAGTACGGCCTGCTCCAGCAGGCCAGCCCCGGCTGGAGTGAGTTCAACCCCTACGAGGGCTACGACGAGGATTTCGGCGGCGGCGACGACTGA
- a CDS encoding oxidoreductase codes for MAWTVADIPDQRDRVALVTGANSGLGLETARALANRGATVLLACRQAERAEAARGQLAAEATGRLEILPLDLADLASVAAAAAEVGRRCSRLDLLINNAGVMALPRQLSADGYERQFATNHLGHFALSLALLPLLQGTPGSRVVTVTSGAHHFGRIAFDDLQGETRYDRWRAYAQSKLANTLFALELQERLRAMGSATLSLAAHPGVARTQLQPKSVAAGGGRLEALAYRLMDPLFQSAAAGALPQLYAATAEEVSGGELIAPASLAEMRGAPGRGRLPAAATRPEERARLWEISEQLCGIG; via the coding sequence ATGGCCTGGACCGTCGCCGACATCCCCGACCAGCGCGACCGCGTCGCCCTGGTGACCGGCGCCAACAGCGGCCTGGGCCTGGAGACAGCCCGGGCGCTGGCGAACCGGGGCGCCACCGTGCTGCTGGCCTGCCGCCAGGCCGAGCGGGCCGAGGCCGCCCGCGGGCAGCTGGCGGCTGAGGCGACAGGCCGCCTCGAGATCCTGCCCCTGGATCTGGCGGATCTGGCCTCGGTGGCGGCGGCCGCCGCGGAGGTGGGCCGGCGCTGCTCCCGTCTCGATCTGCTGATCAACAACGCCGGTGTGATGGCCCTGCCCCGCCAGCTCAGCGCCGATGGCTACGAGCGTCAGTTCGCCACCAATCACCTGGGCCATTTCGCCCTCAGCCTCGCCCTGCTGCCGCTGCTGCAAGGCACCCCCGGCAGCCGGGTGGTGACGGTCACCTCGGGCGCCCATCACTTCGGGCGCATCGCCTTCGACGATCTGCAGGGGGAGACCCGCTACGACCGCTGGCGGGCCTATGCCCAGAGCAAGCTGGCCAACACGCTGTTCGCCCTGGAGCTGCAGGAACGGCTGCGCGCCATGGGCAGTGCCACCCTGTCGCTGGCGGCTCACCCCGGTGTCGCCCGCACCCAGCTGCAGCCCAAGTCGGTGGCGGCCGGTGGAGGTCGCCTGGAGGCCCTCGCCTATCGCCTGATGGATCCGCTGTTCCAGAGCGCGGCGGCCGGGGCCCTGCCGCAGCTCTATGCCGCCACCGCTGAGGAGGTGAGTGGCGGGGAGCTGATCGCTCCGGCGAGCCTCGCTGAGATGCGTGGGGCACCCGGCCGCGGGCGGCTGCCGGCGGCGGCGACACGCCCCGAGGAGCGGGCCCGGCTGTGGGAGATCAGCGAGCAGCTCTGCGGTATCGGCTGA